One window of the Eschrichtius robustus isolate mEscRob2 chromosome 13, mEscRob2.pri, whole genome shotgun sequence genome contains the following:
- the LOC137775080 gene encoding large ribosomal subunit protein eL38, with the protein MPRKIEEIKDFLLTARRKDAKSVKIKKNKDNVKFKVRCSRYLYTLVITDKEKAEKLKQSLPPGLAVKELK; encoded by the coding sequence ATGCCTCGCAAAATTGAGGAAATCAAGGACTTTCTGCTCACAGCCAGACGAAAGGACGCCAAATCGGTCAAGATCaagaaaaataaggataatgTGAAGTTTAAAGTTCGATGTAGCAGGTACCTTTACACCTTGGTCATCACAGAcaaagagaaggcagagaagcTGAAGCAGTCCCTGCCCCCAGGTTTGGCAGTGAAGGAGCTGAAATGA